Proteins encoded in a region of the Botrytis cinerea B05.10 chromosome 11, complete sequence genome:
- the Bcgst3 gene encoding Bcgst3, which translates to MFKTSFHRLFQSSPKNHTVSHFPTPFHTITRTMTSSAAPNRPSGLLATSGIELLTFGTPNGHKISILLEELKAAYGKQYTYQSINIMENIQKEEWFTKFSPNGRIPAIVDHDRNGFAVFEGAAILAYLTRNYDVERRFSFEDEDDRSRVEQWVAWQHGGLGPMQGQANHFYRLAKERIPYPTQRYVGETERLYGVLDAHLADREYIVGPGKGKYSIADIANFSWVNVAYFAGVDLAKFTNLESWWKRINERDAVKKGTSVPSESRLINEAYKKRVEDDQEFREGEEKLRKLGEEAKVQYGYKYSSP; encoded by the exons ATGTTCAAAACATCTTTCCATCGACTTTTCCAATCTTCTCCTAAAAATCATACCGTTTCTCATTTTCCCACTCCATTCCACACCATCACACGCACCATGACCTCCTCAGCAGCTCCCAACAGACCAAGCGGTCTCCTCGCCACATCCGGCATCGAGCTGCTCACGTTTGGAACGCCCAACGGGCACAAAATCAGCATATTGCTCGAGGAGCTCAAAGCCGCCTACGGAAAACAATACACGTATCAATCGATTAATATCATGGAAAACATccagaaagaagaatggtTCACGAAATTCAGTCCGAATGGAAGGATTCCGGCGATTGTGGATCATGATCGCAATGGATTTGCGGTGTTTGAGGGGGCGGCTATTTTGGCGTATTTGACGAGGAATTATGATGTGGAGAGGAGGTTTAgttttgaagatgaggatgatagGAGTAGAGTTGAGCAGTGGGTTGCTTGGCA ACACGGCGGTCTAGGCCCAATGCAAGGTCAAGCAAACCACTTCTACCGCCTGGCCAAAGAACGCATTCCCTACCCAACCCAACGCTACGTAGGCGAAACCGAGCGTCTCTACGGCGTTCTGGACGCCCATCTCGCCGATCGCGAGTACATTGTCGGCCCCGGAAAGGGAAAGTATAGTATTGCCGATATTGCGAATTTCAGCTGGGTCAACGTGGCGTATTTCGCGGGGGTGGATTTGGCGAAGTTTACGAATCTGGAGAGTTGGTGGAAGAGGATTAATGAGAGGGATGCGGTGAAGAAGGGTACCAGTGTGCCCAGTGAGAGTCGATTGATTAATGAGGCGTATAAGAAGAGGGTAGAGGATGATCAGGAGTttagggagggagaggagaagttgAGGAAACTGGGGGAGGAGGCGAAGGTTCAGTATGGGTATAAGtattcttctccttga